The Bacillus kexueae genome has a segment encoding these proteins:
- a CDS encoding DnaJ family domain-containing protein, with protein sequence MDVFSIVAEDKIKRAYEEGDFEHLPGMGKALPKDELSHVPQELRMAYRLLKNADMMSNEAEIKKELLTIEDLLKHCVDEKERSQYMKKLSQKQIELENIFKKRKLFNQPASAFYKEKVIKKFT encoded by the coding sequence ATGGATGTGTTCTCCATTGTGGCCGAAGATAAAATTAAACGGGCATACGAAGAAGGAGATTTTGAGCATCTTCCCGGGATGGGAAAAGCTCTTCCAAAAGACGAACTCTCCCATGTACCACAAGAGTTACGAATGGCGTATCGATTATTAAAAAATGCGGATATGATGTCGAATGAAGCGGAAATAAAAAAAGAACTTTTAACGATTGAAGATTTGTTAAAACATTGTGTAGATGAAAAAGAACGCTCTCAGTACATGAAAAAACTTTCTCAAAAGCAGATTGAGCTTGAAAACATCTTCAAAAAGCGAAAGCTATTCAATCAGCCAGCTTCAGCCTTTTATAAAGAGAAAGTGATCAAAAAGTTCACGTAA